One window of the Acinonyx jubatus isolate Ajub_Pintada_27869175 chromosome A2, VMU_Ajub_asm_v1.0, whole genome shotgun sequence genome contains the following:
- the PRSS50 gene encoding probable threonine protease PRSS50, with amino-acid sequence MERQCRKRARRQGPQGRRASAVVLLLLLVLLLLRPAGRLADQTPGAPSKPAPADPGVPCAPTATCPSGGPRLPRQAPTVLSPPLTLQTSPVSKEGISLFPTCGSSFEEDPTLRDPEAMARRWPWMVSVRANGTHICAGTLIASQWVLTVAHCLIRNDFIYSVRAGSPRIDQISQTTADVPALQVIVNERYQSHRYWSWVGQANNIALVKLAWALKYNTYVWPICLPNLDFQVKDHSVCTVTGWGLPRVDGMWPQFRTIQEKEVTILSNKKCNRFYHKFSKVPSMVQIVDSQMVCAEDSDREHFCYEISGEPLVCPVDTTWYLVGLVSWGPGCEKSKAPPIYLQVTSYRHWIWERVNGQALPAPSRALLLVLALPLSLLVAL; translated from the exons ATGGAGCGTCAGTGCAGGAAGCGGGCCCGCAGGCAGGGCCCCCAGGGCCGCAGGGCCTCTGCCgttgtgctgctgctgctgctggtgctgctgctgctgaggccCGCTG GCCGCCTGGCGGACCAGACTCCCGGGGCACCCTCCAAGCCTGCTCCGGCCGACCCTGGCGTCCCCTGTGCACCCACTGCCACCTGCCCCTCAGGCGGGCCTCGCCTTCCTCGCCAGGCCCCCACCGTCCTGTCGCCGCCCTTGACCCTCCAGACCAGCCCTGTTTCTAAAGAAGGCATCAGCTTATTTCCCA CCTGCGGCTCCTCCTTCGAGGAAGACCCCACCCTCAGGGACCCAGAGGCCATGGCTCGACGGTGGCCGTGGATGGTCAGTGTGCGGGCCAATGGCACACATATCTGTGCAGGCACCCTCATTGCCTCCCAGTGGGTGCTGACCGTGGCCCACTGCCTGATCCG GAATGATTTTATCTATTCAGTGCGGGCAGGGAGCCCAAGGATTGACCAGATATCTCAGACTACCGCCGACGTTCCAGCACTCCAGGTCATCGTGAACGAGAGGTACCAGTCTCATCGGTACTGGTCCTGGGTGGGCCAGGCCAACAACATTGCCCTTGTCAAGCTTGCATGGGCACTCAAGTACAACACGTACGTCTGGCCCATCTGCCTGCCTAACTTGGACTTCCAGGTGAAGGATCACTCTGTCTGCACTGTGACAGGCTGGGGACTCCCCAGGGTTGATG GCATGTGGCCCCAGTTCCGGACCATTCAGGAGAAGGAGGTCACCATCCTGAGCAACAAAAAATGCAACCGGTTCTACCACAAGTTTTCCAAAGTCCCCTCTATGGTCCAGATCGTGGACTCCCAGATGGTTTGTGCCGAGGACTCCGACAGGGAACACTTCTGCTAT gAGATAAGCGGTGAGCCCCTGGTCTGTCCTGTGGACACCACGTGGTACCTGGTGGGACTGGTGAGCTGGGGCCCAGGTTGCGAAAAGAGCAAGGCCCCGCCCATCTACCTACAGGTCACCTCCTACCGTCACTGGATCTGGGAACGCGTCAATGGGCAGGCCCTGCCAGCCCCGTCCAGGGCCCTGCTCCTGGTGCTAGCGCTGCCCCTCAGCCTCCTCGTTGCCCTCTGA
- the TMIE gene encoding transmembrane inner ear expressed protein has translation MAGQRRGAGPLWALGGVALGVCLAGVAGQLVEPSTAPPKPKPPPLTKETVVFWDMRLWHVVGIFSLFVLSIIITLCCVFNCRVPRTRKEIEARYLQRKAAKMYTDKLETVPPLNELTEIPGEDKKKKKKKDSVDTVAIKVEEDEKNEAKKKKGEK, from the exons ATGGCCGGGCAGCGGCGAGGCGCGGGGCCCCTGTGGGCGCTGGGCGGCGTCGCGCTGGGGGTCTGCCTCGCGGGGGTCGCCGGGCAGCTGGTGGAG CCCAGCACGGCCCCGCCCAAGCCCAAGCCGCCCCCATTGACCAAGGAGACCGTGGTGTTCTGGGACATGCGCCTCTGGCACGTGGTGGGCATCTTCTCGCTCTTCGTGTTGTCCATCA TTATCACTCTGTGCTGTGTCTTCAACTGCCGTGTGCCACGGACCCGGAAGGAGATCGAAGCCCGGTACCTGCAGCGAAAGGCAGCCAAGATGTACACGGACAAACTGGAGACTGTGCCGCCCCTCAACGAGCTCACAGAAATCCCTGGAG AggataagaagaagaagaagaagaaggatagTGTGGACACAGTGGCCATCAAGGTAGAGGAGGATGAAAAGAATGAGgccaagaagaagaaaggagaaaaatga
- the ALS2CL gene encoding ALS2 C-terminal-like protein isoform X1: MCSPEEEALLRLEEVFSSTLARINSLVLQPLLTAEPSDPQGRECLRLLQQLHRSSQQLWEVTEESLHSLRRRLCHQDSAGLESLLLLCGADRVLRVHVEYIEAYTSCVVVQAFQKAAKKRSEYWRGQRKALRQLLSGVSSEASVGTTLVQALRQPLAHHVQQYVLLLLSLGDTVGECHPTRELVVHAATLFGNLESFMRQALDQATATQALWHTLSSRLRDVLCTPARRLLQDSQDIPVTVTLLRAERVLLFDDALVLLQGHSVHTFDLKLVWVDPGQDGCTFDLLTPEEELSFCSKDPQGRMVWQWKVTQAVCQALRGKKDFPMLGAGLESPEPPTCRCVAYTFRAEGRLCQATYEGEWCRGRPHGKGTLKWPDGRNHVGNFCQGLEHGFGIRLVPQASEDKFDCYKCHWWEGSMCGYGICEYSTDEVYKGYFQAGLRHGFGVLESPPQAPQPCKYTGHWERGQKSGYGIEEDGDRGERYIGMWQADQRHGPGVMVTQAGVCYQGTFQADKMVGPGILLSEDDSLYEGTFTRDLTLVGKGKVTFPNGFTLEGSFGSGPGGGLHTQGLLDTAALPPEPSGTRKRQLGVGAFPAESRWQGVYGPFRDFVSAGCPGDLQEALLGFHVQNSRELRKSQEYLCCERTQPEDRAGRMEDVLDELLQHREPRALRQCLRKALSNSLHPLGKLLRTLMLTFQATYAGIGANKHLQALAQEEVKQHARELWTAYRGLLQVALQRKGQAPEEDEDTETRDMQVHGLVLPLILPSFYSELFTLYLLLHETEDGLYSQGIAHLSLFPDTKLLEFLDVQKHLWPLKDLTLTTNQRLSLVRDKCFLSATECLQKIITTVDPREKLEVLERTYGEIEATVSRVLGQEHKLPMDDLLPLLIYVVSRARIQHLGAEIHLIRDMMDPIHTGGLYDFLLTALESCYEHIQKEDMRLHRFPRRGDSRRPW, from the exons ATGTGCAGCCCTGAGGAGGAGGCCCTGCTGCGGCTGGAGGAGGTCTTCTCCTCCACCCTCGCCCGCATCAACAGCCTCGTCCTCCAGCCCCTGCTCACGGCTG AGCCCTCGGACCCCCAGGGCAGAGAGTGCCTGCGGCTCTTGCAGCAGCTACACAGGAGCTCCCAGCAGCTCTGGGAGGTGACGGAGGAGAGCCTGCACTCGCTGAGGAGGAGGCTGTGCCACCAGGACTCCGCCGGGCTGGAATCCCTGCTGTTGTTGTGCGGCGCCGACCGCGTTCTACGGGTGCACGTAGA GTACATCGAAGCCTACACTAGCTGCGTGGTGGTGCAGGCCTTTCAGAAGGCAGCAAAGAAGAGGAG CGAGTACTGGCGGGGCCAGCGGAAGGCGCTGCGGCAGCTCCTGTCGGGCGTGAGCTCAGAGGCCTCCGTGGGCACAACGCTGGTCCAGGCGCTCCGCCAGCCGCTCGCCCATCACGTGCAGCAGTACGTGCTCCTCCTGCTGAGCCTCGGGGACACCGTTGGGGAG TGTCACCCCACTCGGGAGCTGGTGGTGCACGCAGCCACCCTCTTTGGGAACCTAGAGTCCTTCATGAGGCAGGCGCTGGACCAGGCCACTGCCACGCAGGCCCTCTGGCACACCCTGAGCAGCCGGCTGAGA gaTGTGCTCTGCACCCCTGCTCGCAGACTCCTGCAAGACAGCCAGGACATACCTGTGACGGTCACCCTGCTACGGGCGGAGCGCGTGCTGCTCTTCGATGATGCCCTGGTCTTGCTGCAG GGCCACAGCGTCCACACCTTTGATCTGAAGCTGGTGTGGGTGGATCCTGGGCAGGACGG GTGCACGTTTGATCTCCTCACACCTGAGGAAGAGCTCTCCTTTTGCTCCAAGGACCCCCAGGGCCGG ATGGTCTGGCAGTGGAAGGTAACTCaggctgtgtgccaggccctgcgtGGGAAGAAGGACTTCCCCATGCTGGGGGCGGGCCTGGAGTCCCCCGAGCCCCCCACCTGCCGCTGCGTGGCATACACCTTCCGCGCCGAGGGTCGGCTCTGCCAGGCCACCTACGAGGGCGAGTGGTGCCGGGGCAGGCCCCATGGCAA GGGCACCCTGAAGTGGCCAGATGGCCGGAATCACGTGGGGAATTTTTGCCAGGGCCTGGAGCACGG CTTCGGCATCCGCCTGGTGCCCCAGGCCTCCGAGGACAAGTTTGACTGTTACAAGTGCCACTGGTGGGAAGGCAGCATGTGTGGCTACGGCATCTGTGA GTACAGCACTGACGAGGTGTACAAAGGCTACTTCCAGGCGGGCCTGCGGCACGGATTCGGGGTCCTTGAGAGCCCCCCACAGGCCCCGCAGCCCTGCAAGTACACGGGCCACTGGGAGAGGGGCCAGAAGAGCGGCTACGGCATCGAGGAGGATGGTGACAG GGGTGAGCGCTATATTGGCATGTGGCAGGCTGACCAGCGCCATGGCCCAGGGGTCATGGTCACCCAGGCAGGTGTCTGCTACCAGGGCACCTTCCAGGCGGACAAGATGGTG GGCCCAGGGATCCTCCTCTCTGAAGACGACTCCTTGTATGAGGGCACCTTCACCAGGGACCTGACCCTTGTGGGGAAG ggcaaggtcaccttccccaATGGCTTCACCCTGGAGGGCTCTTTTGGCAGCGGGCCAGGAGGAGGGCTGCATACCCAGGGCCTGCTGGACACGGCCGCCCTCCCGCCAGAACCAAGTGGCACCCGTAAGAG GCAGCTAGGTGTGGGCGCCTTCCCCGCGGAGAGCCGCTGGCAGGGCGTCTACGGCCCCTTCCGGGACTTCGTTAGCGCCGGCTGCCCTGGGGACTTGCAGGAGGCCCTGCTGGGCTTCCACGTGCAGAACTCGAGGGAGCTTCGCAAGTCCCAGGAGTACCTGTGCTGCGAGAG GACCCAGCCCGAGGACCGCGCGGGCAGAATGGAAGACGTCCTGGACGAGCTGCTGCAGCACCGGGAGCCCAGAGCCCTGCGGCAGTGCCTCAGGAAG gctctgagcaacTCGCTGCACCCCCTGGGAAAGCTGCTCCGGACGCTGATGCTGACCTTCCAGGCCACGTATGCCGGCATCGGGGCCAATAAGCACCTGCAGGCGCTGGCCCAGGAGGAGGTGAAGCAGCATGCCCGGGAACTCTGGACCGCCTACAG GGGTCTGCTGCAGGTGGCCTTACAGCGCAAGGGCCAGGCTCCAGAGGAAGACGAAGATACAGAGACAAG GGACATGCAGGTGCACGGATTGGTGCTGCCCCTTATACTGCCCAGCTTCTACTCGGAGCTCTTCACGCTCTACCTGCTTCTCCATGAGACGGAGGATGGTCTCTACAGCCAGGGCATTGCCCACCTGAGCCTCTTCCCCGACACCAAGCTGCTTGAGTTCCTGGACGTGCAGAA GCACCTGTGGCCCCTCAAGGACCTCACGCTGACGACCAATCAG AGACTCTCCCTGGTCAGGGACAAGTGCTTCCTGTCAGCCACTGAGTGTTTGCAGAAGATCAT CACCACGGTGGACCCCCGCGAGAAGCTGGAGGTGCTGGAGAGGACATACGGGGAAATTGAGGCCACCGTGTCGCGGGTGCTGGGCCAGGAGCACAAGCTGCCCATGGACGACCTGCTGCCGCTGCTCATCTACGTGGTGTCACGTGCCCG AATCCAGCACCTGGGAGCCGAGATCCACCTGATCCGTGACATGATGGACCCCATCCACACGGGAGGCTTGTATGACTTCTTACTCACGGCCCTGGAG TCCTGTTACGAGCACATCCAGAAGGAAGATATGAGGCTGCACCGCTTTCCCCGCCGCGGGGACTCCAGGCGGCCCTGGTAG
- the ALS2CL gene encoding ALS2 C-terminal-like protein isoform X2, which translates to MCSPEEEALLRLEEVFSSTLARINSLVLQPLLTAEPSDPQGRECLRLLQQLHRSSQQLWEVTEESLHSLRRRLCHQDSAGLESLLLLCGADRVLRVHVEYIEAYTSCVVVQAFQKAAKKRSEYWRGQRKALRQLLSGVSSEASVGTTLVQALRQPLAHHVQQYVLLLLSLGDTVGEDVLCTPARRLLQDSQDIPVTVTLLRAERVLLFDDALVLLQGHSVHTFDLKLVWVDPGQDGCTFDLLTPEEELSFCSKDPQGRMVWQWKVTQAVCQALRGKKDFPMLGAGLESPEPPTCRCVAYTFRAEGRLCQATYEGEWCRGRPHGKGTLKWPDGRNHVGNFCQGLEHGFGIRLVPQASEDKFDCYKCHWWEGSMCGYGICEYSTDEVYKGYFQAGLRHGFGVLESPPQAPQPCKYTGHWERGQKSGYGIEEDGDRGERYIGMWQADQRHGPGVMVTQAGVCYQGTFQADKMVGPGILLSEDDSLYEGTFTRDLTLVGKGKVTFPNGFTLEGSFGSGPGGGLHTQGLLDTAALPPEPSGTRKRQLGVGAFPAESRWQGVYGPFRDFVSAGCPGDLQEALLGFHVQNSRELRKSQEYLCCERTQPEDRAGRMEDVLDELLQHREPRALRQCLRKALSNSLHPLGKLLRTLMLTFQATYAGIGANKHLQALAQEEVKQHARELWTAYRGLLQVALQRKGQAPEEDEDTETRDMQVHGLVLPLILPSFYSELFTLYLLLHETEDGLYSQGIAHLSLFPDTKLLEFLDVQKHLWPLKDLTLTTNQRLSLVRDKCFLSATECLQKIITTVDPREKLEVLERTYGEIEATVSRVLGQEHKLPMDDLLPLLIYVVSRARIQHLGAEIHLIRDMMDPIHTGGLYDFLLTALESCYEHIQKEDMRLHRFPRRGDSRRPW; encoded by the exons ATGTGCAGCCCTGAGGAGGAGGCCCTGCTGCGGCTGGAGGAGGTCTTCTCCTCCACCCTCGCCCGCATCAACAGCCTCGTCCTCCAGCCCCTGCTCACGGCTG AGCCCTCGGACCCCCAGGGCAGAGAGTGCCTGCGGCTCTTGCAGCAGCTACACAGGAGCTCCCAGCAGCTCTGGGAGGTGACGGAGGAGAGCCTGCACTCGCTGAGGAGGAGGCTGTGCCACCAGGACTCCGCCGGGCTGGAATCCCTGCTGTTGTTGTGCGGCGCCGACCGCGTTCTACGGGTGCACGTAGA GTACATCGAAGCCTACACTAGCTGCGTGGTGGTGCAGGCCTTTCAGAAGGCAGCAAAGAAGAGGAG CGAGTACTGGCGGGGCCAGCGGAAGGCGCTGCGGCAGCTCCTGTCGGGCGTGAGCTCAGAGGCCTCCGTGGGCACAACGCTGGTCCAGGCGCTCCGCCAGCCGCTCGCCCATCACGTGCAGCAGTACGTGCTCCTCCTGCTGAGCCTCGGGGACACCGTTGGGGAG gaTGTGCTCTGCACCCCTGCTCGCAGACTCCTGCAAGACAGCCAGGACATACCTGTGACGGTCACCCTGCTACGGGCGGAGCGCGTGCTGCTCTTCGATGATGCCCTGGTCTTGCTGCAG GGCCACAGCGTCCACACCTTTGATCTGAAGCTGGTGTGGGTGGATCCTGGGCAGGACGG GTGCACGTTTGATCTCCTCACACCTGAGGAAGAGCTCTCCTTTTGCTCCAAGGACCCCCAGGGCCGG ATGGTCTGGCAGTGGAAGGTAACTCaggctgtgtgccaggccctgcgtGGGAAGAAGGACTTCCCCATGCTGGGGGCGGGCCTGGAGTCCCCCGAGCCCCCCACCTGCCGCTGCGTGGCATACACCTTCCGCGCCGAGGGTCGGCTCTGCCAGGCCACCTACGAGGGCGAGTGGTGCCGGGGCAGGCCCCATGGCAA GGGCACCCTGAAGTGGCCAGATGGCCGGAATCACGTGGGGAATTTTTGCCAGGGCCTGGAGCACGG CTTCGGCATCCGCCTGGTGCCCCAGGCCTCCGAGGACAAGTTTGACTGTTACAAGTGCCACTGGTGGGAAGGCAGCATGTGTGGCTACGGCATCTGTGA GTACAGCACTGACGAGGTGTACAAAGGCTACTTCCAGGCGGGCCTGCGGCACGGATTCGGGGTCCTTGAGAGCCCCCCACAGGCCCCGCAGCCCTGCAAGTACACGGGCCACTGGGAGAGGGGCCAGAAGAGCGGCTACGGCATCGAGGAGGATGGTGACAG GGGTGAGCGCTATATTGGCATGTGGCAGGCTGACCAGCGCCATGGCCCAGGGGTCATGGTCACCCAGGCAGGTGTCTGCTACCAGGGCACCTTCCAGGCGGACAAGATGGTG GGCCCAGGGATCCTCCTCTCTGAAGACGACTCCTTGTATGAGGGCACCTTCACCAGGGACCTGACCCTTGTGGGGAAG ggcaaggtcaccttccccaATGGCTTCACCCTGGAGGGCTCTTTTGGCAGCGGGCCAGGAGGAGGGCTGCATACCCAGGGCCTGCTGGACACGGCCGCCCTCCCGCCAGAACCAAGTGGCACCCGTAAGAG GCAGCTAGGTGTGGGCGCCTTCCCCGCGGAGAGCCGCTGGCAGGGCGTCTACGGCCCCTTCCGGGACTTCGTTAGCGCCGGCTGCCCTGGGGACTTGCAGGAGGCCCTGCTGGGCTTCCACGTGCAGAACTCGAGGGAGCTTCGCAAGTCCCAGGAGTACCTGTGCTGCGAGAG GACCCAGCCCGAGGACCGCGCGGGCAGAATGGAAGACGTCCTGGACGAGCTGCTGCAGCACCGGGAGCCCAGAGCCCTGCGGCAGTGCCTCAGGAAG gctctgagcaacTCGCTGCACCCCCTGGGAAAGCTGCTCCGGACGCTGATGCTGACCTTCCAGGCCACGTATGCCGGCATCGGGGCCAATAAGCACCTGCAGGCGCTGGCCCAGGAGGAGGTGAAGCAGCATGCCCGGGAACTCTGGACCGCCTACAG GGGTCTGCTGCAGGTGGCCTTACAGCGCAAGGGCCAGGCTCCAGAGGAAGACGAAGATACAGAGACAAG GGACATGCAGGTGCACGGATTGGTGCTGCCCCTTATACTGCCCAGCTTCTACTCGGAGCTCTTCACGCTCTACCTGCTTCTCCATGAGACGGAGGATGGTCTCTACAGCCAGGGCATTGCCCACCTGAGCCTCTTCCCCGACACCAAGCTGCTTGAGTTCCTGGACGTGCAGAA GCACCTGTGGCCCCTCAAGGACCTCACGCTGACGACCAATCAG AGACTCTCCCTGGTCAGGGACAAGTGCTTCCTGTCAGCCACTGAGTGTTTGCAGAAGATCAT CACCACGGTGGACCCCCGCGAGAAGCTGGAGGTGCTGGAGAGGACATACGGGGAAATTGAGGCCACCGTGTCGCGGGTGCTGGGCCAGGAGCACAAGCTGCCCATGGACGACCTGCTGCCGCTGCTCATCTACGTGGTGTCACGTGCCCG AATCCAGCACCTGGGAGCCGAGATCCACCTGATCCGTGACATGATGGACCCCATCCACACGGGAGGCTTGTATGACTTCTTACTCACGGCCCTGGAG TCCTGTTACGAGCACATCCAGAAGGAAGATATGAGGCTGCACCGCTTTCCCCGCCGCGGGGACTCCAGGCGGCCCTGGTAG